The proteins below are encoded in one region of Williamsoniiplasma luminosum:
- a CDS encoding BspA family leucine-rich repeat surface protein, producing MKKLLTLLGSILVFGGSVTTVVACTSQIIYFTPITSIENELQEILNIQQDQPWKLKDLQTEVDTWYGAGTIKVNQIKTSTYSSNSINHPDKYRFVGEKIYIGSIILTHNWTEPVDNTQNISTIRTELNNLLKEKPNTAWNENELQQKIDEKWPLGGVNFIKISSPRASHEQLYYEQYLFFGKGNEDNPYQYFGAIMLIHDWRKTVDDTLPISDIKTSLKAILDMEENEAWNLKDLQTKIDEVYGLDEIIVESTSSIRSSNPGETHNNNYLFTGKGNANNEHWYSGTISLTHTWNPLISTTQDISLIQNELEKIVLSQEQYWTKETLEQAIVDQKLDINGGITVSEVELSKEGKIPVKQWKFTGQGNVINEYKYDGSLEIYQVEDKETFSETIYVDANDHKIKMIDGSAPGSTTDPEIGTILSEGTKEVIHIGWHKPTGGTDDYKAYQMPQTIEKVPPYISPQIKQLFQTFEYTNKFNDANVSKWNTSNIITMENMFRGAKVFNQPLNMWNTSKVTDMNTMFYGADEFSQDLNGWDTSQVKLMDFMFAYTQKFNGDISQWDTSNVSTTTHMFHDARAFNQDLIHDGKKWNTSNVEDMNYMFYGARAFNGDISNWDTSNVETMEYMFSGALRFNPKKLNWNVKKVWQMSEMFSDAKKFNGDISNWDTSRVTEMHRMFNNSLAFNQDIGEWDTSKVVEMGNMFEGARAFNQDISRWDVGRVGWHGSFDEDTNPEWTADKKPNFKD from the coding sequence ATGAAAAAGTTATTAACATTATTAGGAAGTATTCTAGTTTTTGGAGGAAGTGTCACAACAGTTGTTGCTTGTACAAGCCAAATTATTTACTTTACTCCAATTACATCAATCGAAAATGAACTACAAGAAATTTTAAATATACAACAAGATCAACCTTGAAAATTGAAGGATTTACAAACTGAAGTTGATACATGATATGGAGCTGGAACAATTAAAGTTAATCAAATCAAAACCTCAACTTATAGTTCCAATTCTATTAATCACCCAGATAAATATCGATTTGTTGGGGAAAAAATCTATATCGGTTCAATTATTTTAACTCATAATTGAACCGAGCCAGTTGATAATACACAAAATATTTCCACCATTAGAACCGAGTTAAACAATCTTTTAAAGGAAAAACCAAATACAGCTTGAAACGAAAATGAACTACAACAAAAAATTGATGAAAAATGGCCTTTGGGAGGGGTTAATTTTATAAAAATAAGTTCTCCACGAGCTAGTCATGAACAACTATATTATGAGCAATATTTGTTTTTTGGCAAAGGTAATGAAGATAATCCATATCAATATTTTGGAGCAATCATGTTGATACATGATTGAAGAAAAACAGTTGATGATACACTACCTATTTCAGATATCAAAACCAGTTTAAAAGCAATTTTAGATATGGAAGAAAATGAAGCATGAAACTTAAAGGATTTGCAAACAAAAATTGATGAAGTTTATGGTCTAGATGAAATTATCGTTGAATCAACTAGTTCAATTCGTAGTTCCAATCCAGGTGAGACCCATAATAACAATTATCTTTTTACTGGCAAAGGGAATGCAAATAATGAACATTGATATTCTGGCACAATTAGTTTAACTCATACTTGAAATCCACTGATTTCAACTACACAAGATATTTCTCTAATTCAAAATGAATTAGAGAAGATTGTCTTATCTCAAGAACAATATTGAACAAAAGAAACATTAGAACAAGCAATTGTTGATCAAAAATTAGATATCAATGGTGGTATCACAGTTTCTGAAGTCGAATTGTCCAAAGAAGGCAAAATACCAGTTAAGCAATGAAAATTCACTGGTCAAGGTAATGTCATTAACGAATATAAATATGATGGTTCATTAGAAATATACCAAGTCGAAGACAAAGAAACATTCAGTGAAACTATCTACGTTGATGCTAATGATCACAAAATTAAAATGATTGATGGTAGTGCTCCCGGAAGCACTACAGATCCAGAAATAGGTACTATTTTAAGCGAAGGGACCAAGGAAGTTATTCATATTGGTTGACATAAACCAACAGGGGGCACAGACGACTATAAAGCATATCAAATGCCACAAACAATTGAAAAAGTTCCTCCATATATTTCGCCTCAAATAAAACAATTGTTCCAAACGTTTGAATATACAAACAAGTTTAATGATGCTAATGTTTCAAAATGAAATACTTCAAATATCATTACTATGGAAAATATGTTTCGTGGTGCAAAAGTGTTTAACCAACCATTAAATATGTGAAATACTTCAAAAGTCACCGATATGAACACTATGTTTTATGGAGCTGATGAATTTAGTCAAGATTTAAATGGTTGAGATACTTCACAAGTGAAACTAATGGATTTTATGTTTGCATATACTCAAAAATTTAATGGTGACATTTCACAATGAGATACTTCAAATGTTTCTACTACAACTCACATGTTTCATGATGCAAGAGCATTTAATCAAGATTTGATCCATGATGGAAAAAAATGAAACACTTCAAATGTGGAAGATATGAATTATATGTTTTATGGCGCGAGGGCGTTTAATGGGGATATTTCCAATTGAGACACATCAAATGTGGAAACAATGGAATATATGTTTTCTGGTGCATTACGATTTAACCCGAAAAAACTAAATTGAAATGTTAAAAAAGTCTGACAAATGTCAGAAATGTTTTCTGATGCGAAAAAATTTAATGGTGATATTTCAAACTGAGATACGTCAAGAGTAACAGAAATGCATAGAATGTTTAATAACTCATTAGCATTTAACCAAGATATTGGAGAATGAGACACTTCGAAAGTCGTGGAAATGGGTAATATGTTTGAAGGTGCAAGAGCGTTTAACCAAGATATTTCAAGATGAGATGTTGGAAGAGTGGGGTGGCATGGTTCTTTTGACGAAGATACTAATCCCGAATGAACTGCTGATAAAAAACCAAATTTTAAAGACTAA
- a CDS encoding MATE family efflux transporter — MINKGEKRALQSFERIKNPYWKIENWKDILQMAIPIFVQLAFNVIITQINIVAINYYQGGIYSDSVSKAVLTYTTLQFVPTLIASGSLVVCGNLIGQGRNNEISKVMVTGIIINFLITSVIFVLVEIFSDNILYLMNSSQATTMLPNGEMPQDFIRNYYRLLNLQLLVLAFCQVFISGLQAIKKNIHVTIGAVASNIVDLIFVVFVLFVFDLNPLWSALSIVVAGVFQLIYMVIMNIKFIDYKINKGHQINLKLVKETIKVGLPIALEMGVWSLCNFATGTVIAHLVPDGAGETGTSTWIVLHRSINSINQFSFAFMQAMGTVTAVMVSRKIGEDNIQGAYEAGINCWKTAMYASFGFGIFTISLAYPLLLLFNHDNAQIFPWGYTLMGIVAFKLIFDTVNMTLLRACWAVGDLWYPLLVSIVTMGIGMVALPFTIVYGFKTYEGVGLILIYIAVVLDPISRSFIYAYRWIKGTWTKYAAMIQ, encoded by the coding sequence TTGATAAATAAAGGCGAAAAAAGAGCATTACAAAGTTTTGAACGGATTAAAAATCCTTATTGAAAAATTGAAAATTGAAAAGATATTTTACAAATGGCAATTCCGATTTTTGTCCAATTAGCTTTTAACGTGATCATTACACAAATTAATATTGTCGCGATTAATTATTATCAAGGTGGAATTTATTCAGATTCCGTTTCTAAGGCCGTTTTAACCTATACAACCCTGCAATTTGTCCCAACCCTAATTGCTAGTGGGAGTTTGGTCGTTTGTGGTAATTTGATTGGTCAAGGGCGCAATAACGAAATCAGTAAGGTGATGGTCACTGGAATCATTATTAATTTCTTAATCACGAGTGTAATTTTTGTTTTGGTTGAAATTTTTTCTGACAATATTTTATATTTAATGAATTCTTCACAAGCAACAACAATGTTGCCAAATGGGGAAATGCCCCAAGACTTTATTCGTAATTATTATCGTTTATTAAATCTTCAATTATTAGTTTTAGCATTTTGCCAAGTGTTTATTTCTGGTTTACAAGCAATTAAAAAAAATATTCATGTCACAATTGGGGCAGTTGCCAGTAATATTGTTGATTTAATCTTTGTGGTTTTTGTATTATTTGTTTTTGATCTCAATCCACTTTGATCAGCTTTATCCATTGTTGTGGCTGGGGTTTTTCAACTCATTTACATGGTGATTATGAACATCAAATTTATTGATTATAAAATCAATAAAGGGCATCAAATTAACTTAAAACTTGTCAAAGAAACAATCAAAGTTGGACTCCCAATTGCTTTGGAAATGGGAGTTTGAAGTTTATGTAATTTTGCCACTGGAACAGTGATTGCTCACTTAGTTCCAGATGGAGCTGGTGAAACCGGAACCAGTACTTGAATTGTCTTACATCGTTCAATCAATTCAATCAATCAATTTTCATTTGCTTTCATGCAAGCAATGGGAACAGTAACTGCGGTCATGGTTTCAAGAAAGATTGGTGAAGACAACATTCAAGGGGCATATGAGGCTGGAATTAATTGTTGAAAAACAGCGATGTATGCTTCATTTGGATTTGGGATTTTTACAATTTCTTTAGCCTATCCATTGTTGCTACTTTTCAATCATGACAATGCTCAAATTTTTCCATGAGGTTATACATTAATGGGAATTGTTGCTTTTAAATTAATTTTTGACACAGTCAATATGACCTTACTTAGAGCATGTTGGGCAGTTGGGGATTTATGGTATCCATTATTAGTTTCAATTGTGACCATGGGAATTGGGATGGTTGCTTTACCATTCACCATTGTTTATGGATTTAAAACATATGAAGGGGTTGGATTAATCTTAATTTATATTGCCGTCGTTCTTGATCCAATATCACGTTCATTTATTTATGCTTATCGTTGAATCAAAGGAACATGAACCAAATACGCTGCGATGATTCAATAG
- the pnuC gene encoding nicotinamide riboside transporter PnuC, with translation MTNTIQSKQKTNINFMGYQNVIKDIKELSKGFKILLLVGGIVLIFFGFFSIEVFTDPENQLPTHLKYMVGSHFSPFKQYAESFINGSPIGRHGAGIALASSILYSINGIAAFSGLLAVAMVVGGKTSQWFWGIINGILYGTFAIVAGYIGDFLGQIMIVIGAVIGWCLFTFVYKEEKFRSLKDLRQWWLKIVCLVLGLGIMIGFCFGWYYMIPVAYEGMFGLEYTKVVTSTQHFFDGVSNGVNMFAYFMQIAFITEQWWIWELTNIFKILMYSPVGLNENYVITMMIQYVVWTIISGYGLYKLEIAPLYQKIITKIKVQKQHKK, from the coding sequence ATGACAAATACTATTCAATCAAAACAAAAAACCAACATTAATTTTATGGGTTACCAAAACGTGATTAAAGATATTAAGGAATTATCCAAAGGCTTTAAAATTCTTTTACTAGTTGGGGGAATTGTTTTAATTTTCTTCGGATTTTTTTCGATTGAAGTCTTTACAGATCCAGAAAATCAGCTTCCAACACATTTAAAATACATGGTTGGTTCACATTTTTCTCCCTTCAAACAATATGCAGAATCTTTTATTAACGGTTCACCAATTGGGCGTCATGGTGCTGGCATTGCATTAGCTTCATCAATTCTCTATTCAATTAATGGAATCGCTGCATTTTCTGGATTGCTGGCTGTAGCAATGGTTGTGGGTGGTAAAACATCACAATGATTTTGGGGCATTATCAATGGAATTTTATATGGTACTTTTGCGATTGTTGCGGGATACATTGGTGATTTTTTAGGGCAAATAATGATTGTTATTGGAGCAGTGATTGGATGATGCTTGTTTACTTTTGTTTATAAAGAAGAAAAATTCAGAAGCTTAAAAGATCTGAGACAATGATGATTAAAAATAGTTTGTTTAGTTCTTGGATTGGGGATTATGATCGGATTTTGTTTTGGCTGGTATTACATGATTCCCGTGGCTTATGAAGGTATGTTTGGTTTAGAATACACCAAGGTTGTGACTTCAACCCAACACTTTTTTGATGGAGTTTCAAATGGGGTAAATATGTTTGCATATTTTATGCAAATTGCCTTTATCACGGAACAATGGTGAATTTGAGAACTGACAAATATTTTTAAAATTTTAATGTATAGTCCGGTTGGATTGAATGAAAACTATGTGATCACAATGATGATTCAATATGTCGTTTGAACAATTATTTCTGGTTATGGTTTATATAAATTAGAAATCGCTCCTTTGTATCAAAAAATAATCACTAAAATAAAAGTACAAAAACAACACAAAAAATAG
- the pnuC gene encoding nicotinamide riboside transporter PnuC, which translates to MSDIIEKKHKPSLNFMGYKNVIRDMKELSKGFKMLLLVGGIVLIFFGFFSIDVYKEEAGFIVPDNLKYMVGSHFAPFKQYINAFLHGSPLGEAGTTIALASTILYSINGFAAFTGLFAVAMIVSGKTSQFFWGLINAILFASFALVAGNIGDFLGQSMLVLGAPLGWYLFNFVYKEGHARTIRDLDKWWLRLACVLGALVVIVGLCFGWYYLIPAAYEGIFKLEYTIPDTQHFFDGVANGIAMFGYFMQLGFISEQFWIWEFINIFKILMYSPVGMGDQYVITIIIQYIVWTALSGYGLYKLQLIPIYEMLKAKRKIQST; encoded by the coding sequence GTGAGCGATATTATTGAGAAAAAACACAAACCCAGTTTAAATTTTATGGGTTATAAAAACGTTATTAGAGATATGAAAGAATTATCCAAAGGGTTTAAAATGCTTCTACTAGTCGGTGGAATTGTCTTAATCTTTTTTGGATTTTTTTCAATCGATGTTTACAAAGAAGAGGCAGGTTTCATCGTTCCTGACAATTTAAAGTATATGGTGGGCTCGCATTTTGCCCCATTTAAACAATATATTAATGCATTTCTTCATGGTTCACCGCTTGGGGAAGCAGGAACCACAATTGCTCTGGCATCAACCATTCTTTATTCAATTAATGGTTTTGCAGCTTTTACAGGCTTGTTTGCTGTGGCGATGATTGTTAGTGGAAAAACATCACAATTCTTTTGAGGGTTAATTAATGCAATTCTCTTTGCTTCATTTGCTTTAGTCGCTGGAAACATTGGTGATTTTCTAGGTCAATCAATGTTAGTACTGGGAGCACCACTAGGTTGATACTTATTCAATTTTGTTTATAAAGAAGGACACGCTAGAACAATTCGAGATCTTGATAAATGATGATTAAGATTAGCTTGTGTGCTGGGAGCATTGGTAGTGATTGTCGGATTATGTTTTGGATGATATTACCTGATTCCTGCTGCTTATGAAGGAATATTTAAATTAGAATATACAATTCCCGACACTCAACATTTCTTTGATGGAGTGGCGAATGGAATTGCCATGTTTGGATATTTCATGCAATTAGGATTCATTTCAGAACAGTTTTGAATTTGAGAATTTATTAATATCTTTAAAATTTTAATGTACAGTCCAGTTGGAATGGGTGATCAATATGTAATTACAATTATTATTCAATACATAGTTTGAACAGCCTTATCTGGATATGGTTTATACAAATTACAACTAATTCCAATTTATGAAATGTTAAAAGCGAAAAGAAAAATTCAATCAACTTAA
- the hpt gene encoding hypoxanthine phosphoribosyltransferase has product MQHPLVKKILHTREEISLRSQAMALDVDAYYKQQKVQDNTVLVVGILKGCVPFMSELLNHVKSECEIDYMVMSSYKGGVKANANPEIVLDISTNLKGRHVLLVEDIIDSGLTLDFVKKDFYHRGAADVKIITMIDKPANRQAKITADWFGFEVEDEFLIGFGLDYEERLRNLPYVAICDTSKLKTWKW; this is encoded by the coding sequence ATGCAACACCCATTAGTTAAAAAAATCTTACATACAAGAGAAGAAATTTCCCTTCGTTCTCAAGCGATGGCTTTAGATGTTGATGCTTATTACAAGCAGCAAAAAGTTCAAGATAACACCGTTTTAGTGGTCGGGATTTTAAAAGGATGTGTCCCTTTTATGTCTGAATTATTAAATCATGTAAAATCTGAATGTGAAATCGATTATATGGTCATGTCTTCATATAAAGGTGGGGTCAAAGCTAATGCTAATCCTGAAATTGTGTTAGATATTAGTACTAATTTAAAAGGTCGTCACGTTTTACTTGTTGAAGATATTATTGATTCAGGTTTAACTTTAGATTTTGTGAAAAAAGATTTTTATCATCGTGGGGCTGCTGATGTAAAAATCATTACAATGATTGATAAACCAGCCAACCGTCAAGCCAAAATTACAGCTGATTGATTCGGTTTTGAAGTCGAAGATGAATTCTTAATCGGATTTGGTCTAGATTATGAAGAAAGATTAAGAAACTTACCATATGTTGCAATTTGTGACACTTCAAAACTTAAAACTTGAAAATGATAA
- the ruvX gene encoding Holliday junction resolvase RuvX, which translates to MDRKILGLDVGSKTIGLATSNGQIASPYKTIRFEEYNFDEGLEQLSQEIEQYHPDVIVVGYPRNMDGSIGSRAEMVDYFIEGILAYNPSFQENQIVRIDERRTTKMAKNIMIDAGISREKQKKSKDGLAAQLILELYLQINNK; encoded by the coding sequence ATGGATAGAAAAATTTTAGGATTAGACGTCGGAAGCAAAACAATTGGTTTAGCCACAAGCAATGGTCAAATTGCTAGTCCATATAAAACCATTCGCTTTGAAGAATATAATTTTGATGAAGGTTTAGAGCAATTAAGTCAAGAAATCGAACAATATCACCCTGATGTGATTGTTGTTGGATATCCACGAAATATGGATGGGAGTATTGGATCGCGAGCTGAGATGGTTGATTACTTTATTGAAGGAATTTTAGCATATAATCCATCATTCCAAGAAAATCAAATTGTACGCATTGATGAGCGTAGAACCACAAAAATGGCCAAAAATATCATGATTGATGCCGGAATTAGTCGAGAAAAACAAAAAAAATCTAAAGACGGACTTGCAGCCCAATTGATTTTAGAGTTATACTTACAAATAAACAACAAATAA
- a CDS encoding phosphatase PAP2 family protein has translation MNKIFLKHIPVMVILTSLITIFLVGTFFDKQFSELFVRDGYEKNFFGVFVDIFGVPTFTIPLMVVVTVLYNWFLFSKIKPKTRDRIQRWKLITFWLIVFIALTLMTSIPVMRSYNPNYYLLIWVFSTLIYWTLFGYIFWFFNKKDQRQKFINQEYNLQTLLVMAIFCVGVYFTVFILKIIFNRPRPEATLLSNSVQEYQAWWNISYQNFSLKNESFPSGHVGISMSLLSILFLFKNKNWKWWTLTTVISLVILLIAFGRIIFLKHFITDVTMSMILGVLFYAGAARMLKKNWLKKWEVTKHG, from the coding sequence ATGAATAAAATATTTTTAAAACACATCCCCGTGATGGTCATCTTAACTTCTTTAATTACCATTTTTCTTGTGGGAACTTTTTTTGACAAACAATTTTCTGAATTGTTTGTCAGAGATGGTTATGAAAAAAACTTTTTTGGTGTTTTTGTCGATATTTTTGGAGTTCCAACTTTTACAATCCCTCTAATGGTTGTTGTAACAGTGTTATATAATTGATTTTTATTTAGCAAAATCAAACCAAAAACACGTGATCGAATTCAACGTTGAAAATTAATTACCTTTTGATTAATTGTTTTTATTGCTTTAACTTTAATGACTTCAATTCCCGTGATGCGAAGTTATAATCCAAATTATTATTTATTAATTTGAGTCTTTTCAACGTTAATTTATTGAACCCTTTTTGGCTATATTTTTTGATTTTTTAATAAAAAAGATCAACGTCAAAAATTTATCAATCAAGAATATAATCTACAAACACTTTTGGTGATGGCCATCTTTTGTGTTGGAGTTTATTTCACAGTTTTCATCTTAAAAATTATTTTCAACAGACCACGACCTGAAGCTACATTATTATCAAATTCTGTTCAAGAATATCAAGCATGATGAAACATTTCTTATCAAAATTTTTCTTTGAAAAATGAATCATTTCCATCTGGTCATGTTGGGATTAGTATGTCTTTGCTTTCAATTTTATTTTTATTTAAAAATAAAAATTGAAAATGATGAACATTAACGACAGTGATTAGTTTAGTAATTTTATTAATTGCTTTTGGGAGAATTATTTTCTTGAAACATTTCATCACTGATGTAACAATGTCAATGATTCTTGGGGTTTTATTTTATGCAGGTGCTGCCAGAATGTTAAAAAAGAATTGATTAAAAAAATGGGAGGTAACAAAGCATGGATAG
- the eno gene encoding phosphopyruvate hydratase: MSKITSIKAREVLDSRGFPTVQVEVTTEFGGFGSAMVPSGASTGSREALELRDGDKKRFNGKGVLKAVANVNDKIAPKIIGMEVTDQIKVDMTMIALDGDDFKKNLGANAILGVSLATAKAAASELEMPLYRYIGGVNARRLPVPMLNVINGGEHADSALDFQEFMIMPVGASNFREALRWASETFQALKSLLHAKGDVTAVGDEGGFAPNFNWAYKDQKMETFQQHSPAEVALDLLVEAIAKAGYKTGKDGIMIAMDTASSELYLEDKKYHFKKIEALTGKTWALTTDEMNAYLNKLVDKYPIVSIEDGLAESDWDGFAKQVKLMGDKIQIVGDDLYVTNPKITAEGIAKNTSNSVLIKLNQIGTLTETIETIQMAQKAGWTAVTSHRSGETEDTTIADLAVALNTGQIKTGSMSRSDRIAKYNRLLEINDELGEAAIYDGYKTFYNMKATK, encoded by the coding sequence ATGTCAAAAATAACAAGTATTAAAGCCCGTGAAGTTTTAGATTCACGTGGATTCCCAACTGTTCAAGTTGAAGTGACAACTGAATTTGGTGGATTTGGATCAGCAATGGTTCCATCTGGGGCCTCAACTGGTTCAAGAGAAGCTTTAGAATTAAGAGATGGAGATAAAAAAAGATTTAATGGTAAAGGTGTTTTAAAAGCTGTTGCTAATGTCAATGATAAAATTGCTCCCAAAATTATTGGAATGGAAGTGACAGATCAAATTAAAGTTGATATGACGATGATTGCTCTTGATGGTGATGATTTTAAGAAAAACTTAGGAGCAAATGCCATTTTAGGAGTTTCACTTGCGACAGCTAAAGCTGCTGCAAGTGAATTGGAAATGCCATTGTATCGTTATATTGGAGGAGTAAATGCTCGTCGTTTACCAGTTCCAATGTTAAACGTGATTAACGGTGGAGAACATGCTGATTCTGCTTTAGATTTCCAAGAATTTATGATTATGCCAGTTGGAGCGTCTAACTTTAGAGAAGCATTAAGATGAGCAAGTGAAACTTTCCAAGCTCTAAAATCACTTTTACATGCAAAAGGGGATGTAACTGCAGTTGGAGACGAAGGTGGATTTGCCCCAAACTTTAACTGAGCTTACAAAGACCAAAAAATGGAAACTTTCCAACAACATTCACCAGCTGAAGTTGCTTTAGATTTATTAGTTGAAGCGATTGCAAAAGCTGGATATAAAACTGGAAAAGACGGAATCATGATTGCCATGGATACTGCTAGTTCAGAATTATACTTAGAAGATAAAAAATACCACTTCAAAAAAATTGAAGCTTTAACTGGTAAAACATGAGCCTTAACAACTGATGAAATGAATGCTTATTTAAACAAATTAGTTGATAAATACCCAATTGTTTCAATTGAAGACGGTCTTGCTGAATCTGATTGAGATGGATTTGCTAAACAAGTTAAGTTAATGGGAGATAAAATCCAAATTGTCGGAGATGATCTATATGTGACTAACCCAAAAATTACAGCTGAAGGAATTGCTAAAAACACATCAAATTCAGTTTTAATTAAATTAAACCAAATTGGAACATTAACAGAAACTATTGAAACCATTCAAATGGCCCAAAAAGCTGGTTGAACTGCTGTAACTTCACACCGTTCTGGTGAAACTGAAGATACAACCATTGCTGATTTAGCAGTTGCTTTAAACACAGGACAAATCAAAACTGGTTCAATGTCACGTTCTGATAGAATCGCTAAATACAACCGTTTATTAGAAATTAATGACGAGTTAGGTGAAGCTGCAATTTATGATGGATACAAAACTTTCTATAATATGAAAGCCACAAAATAA